From Variovorax sp. PMC12, the proteins below share one genomic window:
- the pilW gene encoding type IV pilus biogenesis/stability protein PilW, producing MSMAFPMTTASAQRMLAASFAGVAVTFLLAGCVSTRTTTTSLADTSSGKGVDIVTESDESSRQRRARLRMELASGYFEQGQTNVALDEIKQALAADPNNADAYNLRGLVYMRLDDAGMAEDSFRRAIAINPRDPNTRHNYGWLLCQQNRYGDAATQFNEALAVPSYPDRAKTLMTRGVCELRAGQRAQAERTLQQAYEIDAGNPVVGFNLALVLSQREEWSRAQFYIRRVNNSPSASAETLWLGIKIERKLNNREAVAQLGGQLQRRFPQSREASAYERGNFND from the coding sequence ATGAGCATGGCTTTTCCGATGACGACCGCTAGCGCGCAGCGAATGCTGGCCGCGAGCTTTGCCGGCGTCGCCGTGACTTTTCTGCTCGCCGGTTGCGTCAGCACGCGCACCACCACCACGAGCCTGGCCGACACCAGTTCGGGCAAGGGCGTGGACATCGTCACCGAGTCGGACGAAAGCTCGCGTCAGCGCCGCGCGCGCCTGCGCATGGAACTGGCATCGGGCTATTTCGAGCAGGGCCAGACCAACGTCGCGCTCGACGAGATCAAGCAGGCGCTCGCCGCCGACCCCAACAATGCGGACGCGTACAACCTGCGCGGCCTGGTCTACATGCGGCTCGACGACGCCGGCATGGCCGAAGACAGCTTCCGCCGTGCCATCGCCATCAATCCGCGCGACCCCAACACGCGCCACAACTACGGCTGGCTGCTGTGCCAGCAGAACCGCTACGGCGACGCGGCAACCCAGTTCAACGAGGCACTCGCCGTGCCCAGCTATCCCGACCGCGCCAAGACGCTCATGACGCGCGGCGTCTGCGAGCTCAGGGCGGGCCAGCGCGCGCAGGCCGAGCGCACCCTGCAGCAGGCCTACGAGATCGATGCGGGCAACCCGGTGGTCGGCTTCAACCTGGCCCTGGTGCTCTCTCAGCGAGAAGAATGGTCGCGCGCGCAGTTCTACATTCGCCGCGTCAACAACAGCCCCTCGGCCAGCGCCGAGACGCTGTGGCTCGGCATCAAGATCGAACGAAAGCTCAACAACCGCGAAGCAGTGGCGCAGTTGGGAGGCCAACTGCAACGACGCTTCCCCCAATCGCGGGAGGCATCAGCGTACGAGCGCGGGAATTTCAATGACTGA
- a CDS encoding helix-turn-helix domain-containing protein, which produces MTDRVSEFGTSAAQPLEAADITHKTAGDMLREAREAHGLHIEMVAAALKVPPQKLLALEADDIASLPDPVFARALASSVCRALRIDPAPVLAKLPTTQKVSLADADRTLKTNISSGTPRWTGSGRSSGGLPSRALLTVVVLLLIGAGALFWLPQSVFDQLGASVSRLTARGAADGAATNDAAADAPAASGGPGVVAQTAPAQPVAPSGSASAAGEPPVAAAAPNAAAATPVATAPAVAPAASSQQLVFVAREECWITVTEAGGKQLLRRSLKAGETVGLSGALPLSVVVGRASSVDVQVRGKPFDLKPVTKSGGVARFEVTS; this is translated from the coding sequence ATGACTGATAGGGTTTCGGAGTTCGGCACTTCCGCGGCACAGCCGCTCGAGGCAGCCGACATCACGCACAAGACCGCCGGCGACATGCTTCGCGAGGCGCGCGAGGCCCACGGCCTTCATATCGAAATGGTGGCGGCGGCACTCAAGGTGCCACCGCAGAAATTGCTGGCGCTCGAGGCCGACGACATCGCTTCGTTGCCCGACCCGGTCTTTGCGCGCGCGCTTGCCAGCAGTGTTTGCCGTGCCCTGCGCATCGATCCGGCGCCCGTGCTCGCCAAGCTGCCGACCACGCAGAAGGTGTCGCTGGCCGACGCCGACCGCACGCTCAAGACCAACATCTCGTCGGGCACGCCGCGCTGGACCGGCAGCGGCCGTTCGAGCGGCGGCCTGCCGTCGCGCGCGTTGCTGACGGTCGTGGTGTTGCTGCTGATCGGCGCCGGCGCGCTGTTCTGGCTGCCGCAGTCGGTGTTCGATCAGCTCGGCGCCTCCGTTTCCCGCCTGACCGCACGTGGCGCGGCCGATGGCGCCGCAACGAACGACGCGGCTGCGGATGCGCCGGCTGCATCGGGTGGCCCGGGCGTGGTCGCCCAGACGGCGCCTGCACAGCCGGTGGCGCCCAGCGGCTCGGCGAGCGCCGCAGGCGAGCCGCCAGTTGCCGCAGCTGCACCGAATGCTGCCGCCGCAACGCCGGTCGCAACGGCACCGGCAGTCGCGCCGGCCGCAAGCAGCCAGCAACTCGTCTTCGTGGCCCGTGAGGAGTGCTGGATCACCGTGACCGAAGCCGGCGGCAAGCAGTTGCTGCGCCGCAGCCTGAAGGCCGGCGAGACCGTCGGCCTCTCGGGTGCGCTGCCGCTGTCCGTGGTGGTCGGCCGTGCGTCGAGCGTCGACGTGCAGGTGCGCGGCAAGCCCTTTGACCTGAAGCCCGTTACCAAGAGCGGTGGCGTGGCGCGTTTCGAGGTGACGTCATGA
- the ispG gene encoding flavodoxin-dependent (E)-4-hydroxy-3-methylbut-2-enyl-diphosphate synthase, whose amino-acid sequence MSDCLPIDSAAPKARRSRQASVVWGPRVVTVGGDAPVRVQSMTNTDTVDAIGTAIQVKELALAGSEMVRITVNTPEAAAQVPYIREQLDRMGVDVPLIGDFHYNGHRLLTDYPACAEALSKYRINPGNVGKGDKKDKQFGQMIDAAMRWNKPVRIGVNWGSLDQELLASLMDTNSQRAQPWDAKQVMYEALITSAIESARLAESMGMAGNQVILSCKVSGVQDLVSVYRELARRCEYPLHLGLTEAGMGTKGTVASATALSILLQEGIGDTIRVSLTPQPGESRTQEVLIANEILQALGLRVFVPSVTACPGCGRTTSTTFQELAKQIDDYLRMQMPVWRNKYPGVETLKVAVMGCIVNGPGESKHADIGISLPGTGEAPAAPVFIDGEKALTLRGDNIANEFHQLVETYIEKRFGGEHAVAA is encoded by the coding sequence ATGAGCGACTGCCTTCCCATCGATTCCGCGGCGCCCAAGGCGCGCCGCTCGCGCCAGGCCAGCGTGGTCTGGGGACCGCGTGTCGTGACGGTGGGGGGCGACGCGCCGGTGCGCGTGCAGTCGATGACCAACACCGACACCGTCGACGCCATCGGCACGGCGATCCAGGTCAAGGAACTTGCGCTGGCCGGTTCGGAGATGGTGCGCATCACCGTCAACACGCCCGAAGCCGCGGCGCAGGTGCCCTACATTCGCGAGCAGCTCGACCGCATGGGCGTCGACGTGCCGCTGATCGGCGACTTCCACTACAACGGCCACCGCCTGCTCACCGACTATCCGGCCTGCGCCGAAGCGCTGAGCAAGTACCGCATCAACCCCGGCAACGTGGGCAAGGGCGACAAGAAGGACAAGCAGTTCGGCCAGATGATCGACGCCGCGATGCGCTGGAACAAGCCCGTGCGCATCGGCGTCAACTGGGGCAGCCTCGACCAGGAACTGCTCGCCAGCCTGATGGACACCAACAGCCAGCGCGCCCAGCCCTGGGATGCCAAGCAGGTGATGTACGAGGCGCTGATCACATCCGCCATAGAGTCCGCCAGGCTGGCCGAGTCGATGGGCATGGCGGGCAACCAGGTGATCCTGTCTTGCAAGGTGAGCGGTGTGCAAGACCTGGTCTCGGTCTATCGCGAGCTGGCCAGGCGCTGCGAATATCCGCTGCACCTGGGCCTGACCGAAGCCGGCATGGGCACCAAGGGCACGGTGGCTTCGGCCACGGCGCTGTCGATCCTGCTGCAGGAGGGCATCGGCGACACCATTCGCGTGTCGCTCACGCCGCAGCCGGGCGAGTCGCGCACGCAGGAAGTGCTGATCGCCAACGAGATCCTGCAGGCGCTGGGCCTGCGCGTGTTCGTGCCGAGCGTCACCGCCTGCCCGGGCTGCGGCCGCACCACCAGCACCACCTTCCAGGAACTGGCCAAGCAGATCGACGACTACCTGCGCATGCAGATGCCGGTCTGGCGCAACAAGTATCCCGGCGTGGAAACGCTGAAGGTGGCCGTCATGGGCTGCATCGTCAACGGCCCCGGCGAGAGCAAGCATGCCGACATCGGCATCAGCCTGCCCGGCACCGGCGAGGCGCCCGCCGCGCCGGTCTTCATCGACGGCGAAAAGGCGCTCACGCTGCGCGGCGACAATATCGCCAACGAGTTTCACCAACTCGTAGAAACCTATATCGAAAAGCGCTTCGGCGGCGAACACGCCGTCGCTGCCTGA
- the hisS gene encoding histidine--tRNA ligase encodes MAEKLNAVKGMNDILPPESARWEWLEATVRDLMGRFAYRNVRTPILERTALFVRGIGEVTDIVEKEMYSFEDRADKHGKFEHLTMRPENTAGLVRAVIEHNMLYEGPKRLWYTGPMFRRENVQRGRFRQFHQIGAEALGFAGPDVDAELILLANALWKAIGLTDVRLELNSLGQPAERALHRAELIAHFEKHADKLDEDGKRRLHSNPLRILDTKNPAMKDVVESAPKLIDFLGAESLAHFEGLQAILKANDIAFTINPRLVRGLDYYNLSVFEFVTDRLGSQGTVCAGGRYDDLIAQIGGKPAPAVGWAMGVERVLDLLKEQGAEVPAPVPDAYAIVPDAASMPIALRTLQQLREIGVRVQMHAATADGLSSFKAQMKKADASGATYALIFGADELARGEVTLKALRDGSGAQTSRALAEAPTWAATLQSPASNT; translated from the coding sequence ATGGCTGAAAAATTGAATGCCGTCAAAGGCATGAACGACATATTGCCGCCCGAATCGGCGCGCTGGGAGTGGCTCGAAGCCACCGTGCGCGACCTGATGGGGCGGTTTGCGTACCGCAACGTCCGCACGCCGATCCTGGAGCGCACCGCGCTTTTCGTGCGCGGCATCGGCGAGGTGACCGACATCGTAGAGAAGGAGATGTACTCCTTCGAGGACCGCGCCGACAAGCATGGCAAGTTCGAACACCTGACCATGCGCCCCGAGAACACGGCGGGCCTGGTGCGCGCGGTGATCGAGCACAACATGCTGTACGAAGGGCCCAAGCGCCTTTGGTACACCGGCCCCATGTTCCGCCGCGAGAACGTGCAGCGCGGGCGTTTCCGCCAGTTCCACCAGATCGGGGCCGAGGCGCTGGGCTTTGCCGGTCCCGATGTCGATGCCGAACTGATCCTGCTGGCGAACGCGCTCTGGAAGGCCATCGGCCTGACCGACGTGCGCCTCGAACTCAACAGCCTGGGGCAGCCTGCCGAGCGCGCGCTGCACCGCGCCGAACTCATCGCGCACTTCGAGAAGCATGCCGACAAGCTCGACGAAGACGGCAAGCGCCGCCTGCACAGCAATCCGCTGCGCATTCTCGACACCAAGAATCCGGCAATGAAGGACGTGGTCGAGTCGGCGCCGAAGCTGATCGACTTTCTCGGGGCAGAGTCGCTCGCGCACTTCGAGGGGCTGCAGGCCATCCTCAAGGCCAACGACATCGCGTTCACGATCAATCCGCGTCTTGTGCGCGGGCTGGACTACTACAACCTGTCGGTCTTCGAGTTCGTGACCGACCGCCTGGGTTCGCAAGGCACGGTGTGTGCCGGTGGACGCTACGACGACCTGATTGCGCAGATCGGCGGCAAACCCGCGCCGGCCGTGGGCTGGGCCATGGGTGTCGAGCGCGTGCTCGACCTGCTCAAGGAGCAGGGCGCCGAGGTGCCGGCACCGGTGCCCGACGCCTACGCCATCGTGCCGGATGCCGCCTCCATGCCCATCGCGCTGCGCACGCTGCAGCAATTGCGCGAGATCGGCGTGCGCGTGCAGATGCATGCGGCCACGGCTGACGGCCTCAGCAGCTTCAAGGCGCAGATGAAGAAGGCGGACGCCAGCGGCGCCACCTACGCCCTGATCTTCGGTGCCGATGAACTCGCACGCGGTGAAGTGACTCTCAAGGCGCTGCGCGACGGAAGCGGCGCGCAGACTTCCCGGGCACTTGCTGAAGCCCCCACATGGGCCGCCACCCTACAATCGCCGGCTTCCAACACCTGA
- a CDS encoding YfgM family protein, with protein MATHLDLEEQEQLDQLKHFWNTYGTLITWAVLLVAGAFVAWNGWQYFQRNKAVQAAALYDEVERTTQAGDVERIQRVLADMKDRFANTAYAQQAGLLVAKTLFEKGNAEGSRSALEWVAQNAVDPGYKAVAKLRLAGELLDSKSYDEALKQLDGSVPKEFEPLVADRKGDIYLAQGKRNEAQAEYRKAWTGLGATSDYRRLVEIKLNAVGVDPKSLAPVVTVTPAAPKTP; from the coding sequence ATGGCAACCCATCTCGATCTCGAAGAACAGGAACAGCTCGACCAGCTCAAGCATTTCTGGAATACCTACGGCACCCTCATCACCTGGGCTGTACTGCTTGTCGCCGGTGCCTTCGTGGCATGGAACGGCTGGCAATACTTCCAGCGCAACAAGGCCGTGCAGGCCGCGGCACTTTATGACGAGGTCGAGCGCACCACCCAGGCCGGCGACGTCGAGCGCATCCAGCGCGTGCTGGCCGACATGAAGGACCGCTTCGCCAACACCGCCTATGCACAGCAGGCCGGCTTGCTGGTCGCCAAGACGCTGTTCGAGAAGGGCAATGCCGAAGGCTCGCGCTCCGCGCTGGAATGGGTTGCGCAGAACGCCGTCGACCCTGGCTACAAGGCCGTCGCCAAGCTGCGCCTTGCTGGCGAGCTGCTCGACAGCAAGTCGTATGACGAAGCGCTCAAGCAGCTCGACGGCAGTGTGCCCAAGGAATTCGAACCGCTGGTGGCCGATCGCAAGGGCGACATCTACCTGGCCCAGGGCAAGCGCAACGAGGCGCAGGCCGAGTACCGCAAGGCCTGGACCGGCCTCGGCGCCACCTCCGACTACCGCCGTCTGGTCGAGATCAAGCTGAACGCGGTCGGTGTCGACCCGAAGAGCCTGGCCCCGGTCGTCACCGTCACTCCCGCAGCTCCCAAAACTCCCTGA
- the bamB gene encoding outer membrane protein assembly factor BamB: MNFKRFMPESTALRAGSALVLVALLAACSGTSKPKPEELPANPALLGVRQAWTVKIPEVKFPLTANINGDIVTVAGSDGTVVAIDARAGRETWRASAGAPLAAGVGSDGSLAAVVTTGNELVALENGKVLWKQKLSAQAFTAPLVAGRRVFVQTADRSVSAWDGQSGRRLWIQQRAGENLVLRKSGVLMAVGDTLVAGLGGRLVGINPGNGTSRWEAPIAAPRGTNDVERLVDLTGSVSRLGDSVCARAYYASVGCVDTTRGTLVWSKPASGADGVSGDDRFVYGTESDGSVIAWRRGDGERAWQMSRLKNRELTSPLAVGRSLIIGESTGTLHFVSREDGALLNRVTPDGSAITVAPVLVGNTVVVVTAKGGVFGYRPE; this comes from the coding sequence ATGAATTTCAAGCGTTTCATGCCTGAATCGACCGCCCTGCGTGCGGGATCAGCCCTTGTTTTGGTCGCTTTACTGGCCGCCTGCTCGGGCACCAGCAAGCCGAAGCCCGAAGAACTGCCCGCCAACCCGGCCCTGCTGGGCGTGCGCCAGGCCTGGACGGTGAAGATCCCCGAAGTCAAGTTCCCGCTCACCGCCAACATCAACGGCGACATCGTCACCGTGGCCGGCAGCGACGGCACCGTGGTTGCCATCGATGCCCGCGCCGGCCGCGAAACCTGGCGTGCAAGCGCCGGCGCGCCGCTGGCGGCCGGTGTCGGCAGCGACGGTTCCCTGGCGGCCGTCGTCACCACCGGCAATGAACTGGTGGCCCTCGAGAACGGCAAGGTGCTGTGGAAGCAGAAGCTGTCCGCCCAAGCTTTCACCGCGCCGCTGGTTGCTGGCCGCCGCGTGTTCGTGCAGACCGCCGATCGCAGCGTCAGCGCCTGGGACGGCCAGAGCGGCCGTCGCTTGTGGATCCAGCAGCGCGCCGGTGAAAACCTGGTGCTGCGCAAGTCGGGCGTATTGATGGCCGTCGGCGACACGCTGGTGGCCGGCCTTGGCGGCCGCCTGGTCGGCATCAACCCCGGCAACGGCACCTCGCGCTGGGAGGCTCCCATCGCCGCACCGCGTGGCACCAACGATGTGGAGCGCCTGGTCGACCTGACCGGCAGCGTGAGCCGTCTGGGCGACTCGGTCTGCGCACGGGCCTACTACGCCAGCGTCGGCTGCGTCGACACCACGCGCGGTACGCTGGTCTGGAGCAAGCCGGCTTCGGGTGCCGACGGCGTCAGCGGCGACGACCGCTTTGTCTACGGCACCGAATCCGACGGCAGCGTCATCGCCTGGCGCCGCGGCGACGGCGAACGTGCCTGGCAGATGAGCCGCCTCAAGAATCGCGAGCTGACCTCGCCGCTGGCCGTGGGCCGCTCGCTGATCATCGGGGAGAGCACCGGCACGCTGCATTTCGTGTCGCGCGAAGACGGCGCTCTGCTCAATCGTGTCACCCCCGATGGCTCCGCCATCACCGTTGCGCCGGTGCTCGTCGGCAACACGGTCGTGGTCGTGACTGCCAAGGGTGGTGTGTTTGGCTACCGCCCTGAATAA
- the der gene encoding ribosome biogenesis GTPase Der: MKPVVALVGRPNVGKSTLFNRLTQTRDAIVADFAGLTRDRHYGNGRLGKHEFIVIDTGGFEPDAGSGIYKEMAKQTRQAVAEADVVIFVVDAREGLSAQDHEIANELRRLGKPCVLAANKAEGMHDGTKLVDFYELGFGDVHGVSAAHGQGMRDLVELALEPLNLPDPDDESDEDEVNKPIKLAVAGRPNVGKSTLINTWLGEERLVAFDMPGTTRDAISVPFERNGQRFELIDTAGLRRKGRVFEAIEKFSVVKTLQAIESANVVLLLLDATQGVTDQDAHIAGYILESGRAVVIAINKWDAVDSYQREQIQRQIETRLPFLKFAALHFISAIKRQGLGPVWQAIAQAHKSATRKMSTPVLTRLLLEAVQFQAPKRGGMYRPKLRYAHQGGMNPPVIVIHGNSLEHVTDAYKRFLEGRFRKEFDLVGTPLRIEFKSSHNPFADKDD; this comes from the coding sequence ATGAAGCCGGTCGTGGCCCTGGTCGGGCGTCCCAACGTCGGCAAGTCGACGCTGTTCAATCGCCTGACCCAGACGCGCGACGCCATCGTCGCCGATTTCGCCGGCCTCACGCGCGACCGCCACTACGGCAACGGTCGCCTGGGCAAGCACGAGTTCATCGTGATCGACACCGGCGGCTTCGAGCCCGATGCCGGCAGCGGCATCTACAAGGAAATGGCCAAGCAGACGCGGCAGGCCGTGGCTGAGGCCGACGTGGTGATCTTCGTCGTCGATGCCCGCGAAGGCCTGTCGGCGCAAGACCATGAGATCGCCAATGAGCTGCGCCGTCTGGGCAAGCCCTGCGTGCTCGCGGCCAACAAGGCCGAGGGCATGCACGACGGCACCAAGCTCGTGGATTTCTACGAGCTGGGCTTCGGCGACGTGCACGGGGTTTCCGCAGCGCACGGGCAAGGCATGCGCGACCTGGTCGAGCTTGCGCTTGAGCCGCTGAACCTGCCCGATCCGGATGACGAGTCGGACGAGGACGAAGTCAACAAGCCGATCAAGCTGGCAGTGGCGGGGCGGCCCAACGTGGGCAAGTCGACGCTGATCAACACCTGGCTTGGCGAAGAGCGACTGGTGGCATTCGACATGCCAGGCACCACGCGCGACGCGATTTCAGTGCCCTTCGAGCGCAACGGCCAGCGCTTCGAACTGATCGACACGGCCGGCTTGCGCCGCAAGGGCAGGGTGTTCGAGGCGATCGAGAAATTCTCGGTGGTCAAGACGCTGCAGGCCATCGAATCGGCCAATGTGGTGCTGCTGCTGCTCGACGCCACGCAGGGCGTGACCGACCAGGATGCCCACATCGCGGGCTACATCCTCGAAAGCGGCCGCGCGGTGGTGATCGCCATCAACAAGTGGGACGCGGTCGACAGCTACCAGCGCGAGCAGATCCAGCGGCAGATCGAAACCCGGTTGCCGTTCCTGAAGTTCGCGGCATTGCATTTCATCTCGGCCATCAAGCGCCAGGGCCTTGGCCCGGTTTGGCAGGCAATTGCGCAGGCCCACAAGTCGGCCACGCGCAAGATGTCGACGCCGGTGCTGACCCGGTTGCTGCTGGAGGCGGTGCAGTTCCAGGCTCCCAAGCGCGGCGGCATGTACAGGCCCAAGCTGCGTTATGCGCACCAGGGTGGCATGAATCCGCCGGTGATCGTGATCCACGGCAATTCGCTCGAACATGTGACCGATGCTTACAAGCGCTTCCTCGAGGGACGCTTCCGCAAGGAATTCGACCTGGTGGGTACCCCGTTGCGGATCGAATTCAAGAGCTCCCACAATCCTTTTGCCGACAAGGACGACTGA
- the hfq gene encoding RNA chaperone Hfq gives MSNKGQLLQDPFLNTLRREHVPVSIYLVNGIKLQGQIESFDQYVVLLRNTVTQMVYKHAISTIVPGRAVNFSAAENDDAAA, from the coding sequence GTGAGCAATAAAGGGCAACTTCTGCAAGACCCGTTCCTGAATACCTTGCGTCGCGAGCATGTGCCAGTTTCCATTTATTTGGTCAACGGTATCAAGCTGCAAGGGCAGATCGAGTCTTTTGACCAGTACGTCGTGTTGCTTCGCAACACAGTGACGCAAATGGTCTACAAGCACGCCATTTCCACCATCGTGCCGGGTCGTGCCGTCAATTTCTCGGCTGCCGAGAACGACGACGCCGCTGCCTGA
- the hflX gene encoding GTPase HflX, with amino-acid sequence MSEQIPRQEGAAVLVGVDFGLPHFDSELEELGLLAQTAGLTPVAHLSCKRKAPDAALFVGSGKAEEIKELAALHRASEVIFDQALSPAQQRNLERQLDVAVYDRTFLILEIFAQRARSHEGKLQVELARLQYLSTRLVRRWSHLERQTGGAGVRGGPGEKQIELDRRMIGESIKRTRERLAKVQKQRGTQRRQRERRDTFNISLVGYTNAGKSSLFNALVKARAYAADQLFATLDTTTRNLYLGDARRQVSISDTVGFIRDLPHGLVDAFKATLQEAVDADLLLHVVDASNPHYPEQMAEVQTVLREIGADTVPQLLVFNKLDALESTQHPLHLQDEMEIDGVQVPRIFLSARSGEGVPLLRAELARQSGSVADTMSPEANAELHDAAN; translated from the coding sequence TTGTCTGAACAGATCCCCCGCCAGGAAGGCGCCGCCGTTCTCGTCGGCGTTGATTTCGGGCTGCCCCATTTCGACAGCGAACTCGAGGAACTCGGCCTGCTCGCGCAGACTGCCGGCCTCACGCCCGTCGCCCATCTTTCCTGCAAACGCAAGGCCCCTGACGCGGCATTGTTCGTCGGCAGCGGCAAGGCCGAAGAAATCAAGGAACTGGCCGCCCTCCACAGGGCGAGCGAAGTCATCTTCGACCAGGCGCTGAGCCCTGCCCAGCAGCGCAACCTCGAGCGCCAACTGGACGTCGCGGTGTACGACCGCACTTTCCTCATTCTCGAGATCTTCGCGCAGCGCGCGCGCTCGCACGAAGGCAAGCTGCAGGTGGAGCTTGCCCGCCTGCAGTACCTCAGTACCCGGCTGGTCCGGCGCTGGTCCCACCTGGAGCGTCAGACCGGTGGCGCGGGTGTGCGCGGCGGTCCGGGCGAAAAGCAGATCGAGCTCGACCGCCGGATGATCGGCGAGTCGATCAAGCGCACCCGCGAGCGGCTGGCCAAGGTGCAGAAGCAACGCGGTACGCAGCGCCGGCAGCGCGAGCGGCGCGACACCTTCAACATCTCGCTCGTCGGCTATACCAACGCCGGCAAGTCGTCGCTGTTCAACGCACTGGTCAAGGCCCGCGCCTATGCGGCCGACCAGCTGTTCGCCACGCTGGACACCACCACGCGCAATCTCTACCTGGGCGATGCCCGGCGCCAGGTGTCGATTTCCGACACCGTGGGCTTCATTCGCGACCTGCCGCACGGCCTGGTCGATGCGTTCAAGGCGACGCTGCAGGAAGCGGTCGACGCCGACCTCCTGCTGCACGTCGTCGACGCCTCCAACCCCCATTACCCCGAACAGATGGCCGAGGTGCAGACCGTGCTGCGCGAGATCGGTGCCGACACCGTCCCGCAGCTTCTGGTCTTCAACAAGCTCGACGCCCTTGAAAGCACGCAGCATCCGCTGCATCTGCAGGACGAGATGGAAATCGACGGTGTGCAGGTCCCCCGCATCTTCCTGAGCGCCAGGAGCGGCGAGGGCGTGCCGTTGCTGCGCGCCGAGCTCGCCCGGCAATCGGGCTCCGTAGCCGATACGATGTCCCCTGAGGCGAACGCTGAATTGCACGATGCGGCCAATTGA
- the hflK gene encoding FtsH protease activity modulator HflK: MFNLNDGRWGRGDEPSSNGDRPTGNRPPEANPPGAPTSPPSGNNSNNNDRPRGQGPNQGPPDLDELWRDLNRKLGGFFGGGKGGGNRPSGGNSNGGGNGYRPDMKNAGFGLGLVAAVAVLIWLGTGFFIVNEGQQAVVTQFGRYKTTVGAGFNWRLPYPIQRHEVVVVTQIRSTDVGRDAIVRSTGLRESAMLTEDENIVEIKFAVQYRLSDARAWLYESKSPAETVVQVAETSVREVVGKMKMDAALAEERDQIAPRVRTLMQTILDRYKVGVEVVGINLQQGGVRPPEQVQAAFDDVLKAGQERERAKNEAQAYANNVVPLATGTASRLKEESEAYKARIVAQAQGDAGRFASVLAEYQKAPQVTRDRMYTDAMQQIYASTTKVLVDSKQGSNLLYLPLDKLMQQSGNSATPTPVDAASPNVAGTAPPQSSVIPVAPVTGDVRARDGRSRDRDVR, translated from the coding sequence ATGTTCAATCTGAACGATGGCCGGTGGGGTCGTGGCGACGAGCCGTCCTCCAACGGTGATCGCCCGACCGGCAACCGTCCCCCCGAAGCCAATCCTCCGGGCGCACCGACGTCCCCGCCTTCGGGCAACAACAGCAACAACAACGACCGTCCCCGCGGCCAGGGGCCCAACCAGGGCCCGCCCGACCTCGATGAACTGTGGCGCGACCTCAATCGCAAGCTCGGCGGTTTCTTCGGCGGCGGCAAGGGCGGCGGCAATCGTCCCAGCGGCGGCAACAGCAACGGCGGCGGCAACGGCTACAGGCCAGACATGAAGAACGCAGGATTCGGCCTCGGCCTCGTGGCTGCCGTGGCCGTACTCATCTGGCTCGGCACCGGCTTCTTCATCGTGAACGAAGGCCAGCAGGCGGTCGTGACCCAGTTCGGACGCTACAAGACGACCGTGGGCGCCGGTTTCAACTGGCGCCTGCCTTATCCCATCCAGCGCCATGAAGTGGTGGTGGTCACGCAGATCCGCTCCACCGACGTGGGCCGCGACGCCATCGTGCGATCCACCGGCCTTCGCGAGTCGGCCATGCTGACCGAAGACGAGAACATCGTCGAAATCAAGTTCGCGGTGCAGTACCGCCTGAGCGACGCGCGCGCCTGGCTCTACGAGAGCAAGTCGCCCGCGGAGACCGTCGTGCAGGTGGCCGAGACCTCCGTGCGCGAGGTGGTCGGCAAGATGAAGATGGACGCCGCGCTGGCCGAAGAGCGCGACCAGATCGCACCCCGCGTGCGCACGCTGATGCAGACCATCCTCGATCGCTACAAGGTCGGTGTCGAAGTGGTCGGCATCAACCTGCAGCAGGGCGGCGTGCGCCCGCCCGAGCAGGTGCAGGCCGCATTCGACGACGTGCTCAAGGCCGGTCAGGAGCGCGAACGCGCCAAGAACGAAGCCCAGGCCTACGCCAACAACGTGGTGCCGCTCGCCACCGGTACGGCTTCGCGCCTGAAGGAAGAGTCCGAAGCCTACAAGGCGCGCATCGTGGCGCAGGCCCAGGGTGATGCCGGCCGCTTCGCTTCGGTCCTGGCCGAGTACCAGAAGGCGCCGCAGGTGACCCGCGACCGCATGTACACCGACGCCATGCAGCAGATCTACGCCAGCACGACCAAGGTGCTGGTCGACAGCAAGCAGGGCTCCAACCTGCTGTACCTGCCGCTGGACAAGCTGATGCAGCAAAGCGGCAACAGCGCGACGCCCACGCCGGTCGATGCGGCCAGCCCCAATGTGGCCGGCACCGCGCCGCCCCAGTCCTCGGTGATCCCGGTGGCGCCCGTGACGGGCGACGTGCGAGCCCGCGACGGCCGCTCGCGCGACCGCGACGTGCGTTGA